ATATTCGAGCCGCACCAGCGAGGATATCAAGCACATCTCGTCGAACGCCATCAACATGACGGTGTTTCTCCAGCAGATGGTCAGCGTACTCATCGTCGTCGCGGGCACGTATGAATTTGCCGATGGAAAAATCGCCATGGGTGCGATCGTCGCCACTGTCATGCTGGCGAGCCGCGCGGGCGCGCCCTTCGGGCAGATCGCCATGACGCTTGCGCGGTTCCGCCAGGCCACCATGTCGCTGCGCATTCTCGACAAGATCATGGAACAGCCTGATGACCGGCCGTCGACCGTCGGCTTCGTCAATCGGCAGATCACTAGCAGCGGATTCAGCTTCCAGGACGTTTCCTTCCAGTATCCTGGCTCCGACCAGGCGGTCATCAACCAGCTATCCTTCACGGTTGCACCTGGCGAAAAGATCGGGATCATCGGCCGCATTGGCTCGGGCAAAACGACACTCGGCCGGCTTCTCGACGGGCTCTTCCAGCCGGCCAGCGGCCGCGTGCTGATTGATGGCGTCGATATACGCCAGTATCACATGGCGGAGGTGCGCGCTGCCGTGGCTGTCGCCGGCCAGTCGTCGGACCTGTTCTCCGGCACCGTGAAGGAAAATCTGCTGCTCGGCCGTGCTGATGCCAGCGACGAGGAACTATTGGCCGTTTCGCGCATGACCGGCGTAGAAGAATTCGTTGCCCTTCACCCACGCGGTTTCGACATGCCGGTCGGCGAGCGCGGCGCGAACCTCTCGAGCGGCCAAAAACAGGCGTTGACCATAGCTCGCCTGCTCCTGACCCGTCCGAAGATCGTTTTCCTGGATGAGCCGTCGGGGGCGATGGATTTGGCAAGCGAGCGCCATCTGATCAGCAGGCTGAGCCATGCATTCGGCCCGCAAACGACGCTGCTGGTCGCAACCCATCGCCACAGCATGCTGGAGCTCGTCGACCGGCTGATCGTCATCGATAAGGGCCGCATCATCGCCGATGGACCAAAGAATGCTGTCATCGAGGCGATGCAGCGCAAGGCGGTGCAATGATGGGTGCATCTCGCCACGACATCCACGACAATCCTCCATTCTTCGCCCGGCTGATCCTTGGCCTTTGTGCCCTGATGATCGTTGCTTTCATCGCCTGGGCGGCCTTTGCCGATATCGACGAGATCGCACGCGGTGAAGGGAAGGTGATACCGGTATCGAAGACGCAGATCGTGCAATCGTCCGAACCAGGTATCGTCCAGCAGATCAATGTCAATCTCGGGCAAGTCGTCCACAAGGGCGATATTCTGGTCCAGCTCGACAACACAACGACGGCGTCTACGCTCGGCGAATCGGTTGCCAAGGCTCGCGCGCTCGGTGCCAAGGCTGAGCGCCTGGCCCTGGAGGAGGCAGGTGCCTTCGACGCACAGTTCGTCTGTCCGGCTGATATTCTTGCCACCGCAAAAAACGTCTGCGACAACGAGGAAAAGCTCTTCGAGGCGGATCGCGCTTCTTATAACAATAAGCTCGATGTTCTCGATCAGCGCCTGAAGCAGCATCAGAACGAGCTGGACGAAGCCCACGCCAACATAGACCGCCTGACGCAAAACATCGCCGGCGCCCAGAAGCAATACGATCTGCTGAAGCCGCTTGGTGAGAAAAAACTCGTTGCTCAAACGGAGGTTCTCAAAGTCCAGCGAGAGCTTGTCGACCTGCAAGGGCAGCTTAAAGTCTACGTCGAAAGCCTCGATCGCCTGCAAGCGGCCGTCAAGGAGGCGACATTACAGGTTGCCGACCTTGGATTGCAGCTGCGCCAGCAGGCCCTGACCGACAAGGGACAGGCACTGTCGGAACTTTCGGTCGTCGACGAGACGATCCGCGGGGCATCCGATCGGGTCAAGCATACGGATATCCGGTCACCGGTGGACGGCATCGTCAATACGCTGGAGGTCAATACGATCGGCGCCTATGTCGACGCCGGCAAGGTCATCGCTGGTGTCGTCCCGACAGCGGACACTCTGCTGATCGAGGCGAAGATCTCACCCCGCGACGTTGCTTTCGTGCGCGTCGACCAGCCGGCGGTCATTAAGATTTCGGCCTATGATTTCTCTATCTTCGGTGCTTTGGACGGCAAGGTCGTCAATGTGTCCGCCGATAGCCTTGTCGAAAAGGACAAGAACGAAACCTATTACCTCGTGCGCATCAAGACCGACAAATCGGCGCTGGAGCGAGACGGCAAGCACTATCCGATCATCCCCGGCATGGTGGCTTCCGCCGAGATAGTGACAGGCCGCAAGGCGATTCTCGCCTATCTGATGAAGCCGATCAACAAGGCGCGCTCCGAAGCGCTCACGGAACGGTGAGGGTCGTTATGCGCAAAGGAGCCGGGAAGGACGAAGCTGCGATGATGGTCCGGGACGAAGCCTTGCCATCGGTCGATGGTGATGAGTTGGAGCCACGTTTCCGAGCCGTAACCGGCGGCGGCGAGCGTCGTGGCATTCGTCTGGAGCGTATCTATTGGGATGGTCTCGGACGAATGTCGGAGGCCGGCGGCATCAGCATCGGTGACCTGGTATCCACCACGGCAGCCGAAATGCCGGAAACGGGTAACCTGACTTCTTTGTTGCGCGTCCTCAGCTTCAAATGGGCGCTCAGTCGTCTCGATGCCGTTGAGGATGTCGCATCGCTGACCAATCTTAACGCCGTTCTTCAGGCGTCGCCAACGCCGGCGGTGGTGTTGACGCAGGAGCGCGGGATCAAGCTGTTCAACGATGCCTTCCTGAAGATGCTGCGCCACCGTCTGCCGTTGATCGATGATGTCCAGCAAACGGCGCGCACCTTACGCCTGTCGATCGATACTCAGATCGAAGAGGTGCTCTCCATCCTGTCGATTAATCGCGGCAAGACGCTGAACACCGGATTCAAGATCGGCCTCGGCTCGCAATCGCTGACGGGCCACATCAATCTGGCGTTGGCGCCGACGCACGAGGCACCGATGCTGGTCGGCTATCTTTCCGTTAATTGAGATGCCATCTTCTTCGTTGCGAGCTGTGCTCGCCTCGATATGCTTTGAAGACGGGTCCTGTTAATGGACCTCGCCTTCGCCGGGAACCACCTTGGCGAGCGGCACTGCGGCGGCCACTGCTTGTGCATGAGGATCGCGCGAGCCGTGCAAATAGCCGCGACCTGCAACGATCGAATAGAGTGGCAGATATTCCCCAATGCGTTTGTCGGACAAGACCTCGTCACGCATGTTGTCGAGGATAAGATTGTTGCCGTTGACGGAGACTGACAGGACGGCGTGGTAAAAATGTCGCTGCTGGTCGAAGAGAACGACCAGGGTCATATGGTCGAGATCGACACCGGCTTTATAGAGTGCCGCCATCTTCAAGATTGCGTAGTCCTCACAGTCGCCCTGCTGATGCGATAGCGCTTCGCTCGGTTTCGCCCAGTGATCCGCCACATGATAGGTGTCCATGTCGCTGGCGTAGCGGATGGCATGGTTGACCGTGTAATTGATAGTATTGATCTTGTCGCGGATCGAGGCGCCGGCAATCTTTGTTTCAGCGGCCGCGATGACGGTTTCGGCTGCATTGCATCCACGTGCTCCGCAATCGAGCGATTTGCCCGACCGGATTTCGGCGAGCGGGCCGGCGTAATTGTTAAGCGCGGCAAGATGTTTGAACGGAATGGCGACAGTTCCGAATACAGAGTCGCCCAAGGGAGCGCTGCTCGGCTTTGTGGGGCGTACCGGCTCCGATGCAGTCAAGTCATTATGCGGAAGGCCGCCCGGTGCAACAGCGAGGCTCTGGTTCAATGTAGCCAGGTCGACGCCGCTGATTGCCTTTGCGGCGTTTCCGATGGCGGGCGCAAAGAGATCGATGGCGGTCTCGACCAGTGGGTCCTGAAACAGCGTGACAACAGGGCGGACGGTATCGCCTGTCGCCGCCATACCAATGGTCGGTGACGATAG
Above is a genomic segment from Rhizobium sp. CCGE531 containing:
- a CDS encoding ribbon-helix-helix domain-containing protein; the encoded protein is MRKGAGKDEAAMMVRDEALPSVDGDELEPRFRAVTGGGERRGIRLERIYWDGLGRMSEAGGISIGDLVSTTAAEMPETGNLTSLLRVLSFKWALSRLDAVEDVASLTNLNAVLQASPTPAVVLTQERGIKLFNDAFLKMLRHRLPLIDDVQQTARTLRLSIDTQIEEVLSILSINRGKTLNTGFKIGLGSQSLTGHINLALAPTHEAPMLVGYLSVN
- a CDS encoding HlyD family type I secretion periplasmic adaptor subunit; translation: MMGASRHDIHDNPPFFARLILGLCALMIVAFIAWAAFADIDEIARGEGKVIPVSKTQIVQSSEPGIVQQINVNLGQVVHKGDILVQLDNTTTASTLGESVAKARALGAKAERLALEEAGAFDAQFVCPADILATAKNVCDNEEKLFEADRASYNNKLDVLDQRLKQHQNELDEAHANIDRLTQNIAGAQKQYDLLKPLGEKKLVAQTEVLKVQRELVDLQGQLKVYVESLDRLQAAVKEATLQVADLGLQLRQQALTDKGQALSELSVVDETIRGASDRVKHTDIRSPVDGIVNTLEVNTIGAYVDAGKVIAGVVPTADTLLIEAKISPRDVAFVRVDQPAVIKISAYDFSIFGALDGKVVNVSADSLVEKDKNETYYLVRIKTDKSALERDGKHYPIIPGMVASAEIVTGRKAILAYLMKPINKARSEALTER
- a CDS encoding transglutaminase-like cysteine peptidase; protein product: MAYKNKKTILSALAAASFAFGLSSPTIGMAATGDTVRPVVTLFQDPLVETAIDLFAPAIGNAAKAISGVDLATLNQSLAVAPGGLPHNDLTASEPVRPTKPSSAPLGDSVFGTVAIPFKHLAALNNYAGPLAEIRSGKSLDCGARGCNAAETVIAAAETKIAGASIRDKINTINYTVNHAIRYASDMDTYHVADHWAKPSEALSHQQGDCEDYAILKMAALYKAGVDLDHMTLVVLFDQQRHFYHAVLSVSVNGNNLILDNMRDEVLSDKRIGEYLPLYSIVAGRGYLHGSRDPHAQAVAAAVPLAKVVPGEGEVH